In a genomic window of Mycolicibacillus parakoreensis:
- a CDS encoding RDD family protein — protein MTHMGSSWLSGPGAAGPEDPDGYPGRSLGLPERGPGSLAGMGRRMAALLVDWLIAYGLAALAMTLGWLDAPHLSAAVLVIWLVLGAVSVRLYGFSPGQFTLRLRVASVDARQHVGLGRAVGRGLLIASVVPALFTDGDGRGFQDRLTGTAVVRR, from the coding sequence ATGACGCACATGGGCTCATCGTGGCTGTCCGGTCCCGGTGCGGCCGGGCCGGAGGACCCCGACGGCTATCCCGGCCGGTCGCTGGGGCTGCCCGAGCGGGGACCGGGGTCGCTGGCCGGGATGGGCCGGCGGATGGCGGCGCTGCTCGTCGACTGGCTGATCGCCTACGGGTTGGCCGCCTTGGCGATGACCCTAGGGTGGCTCGACGCGCCGCACCTGTCGGCGGCGGTGCTGGTGATCTGGCTGGTGCTCGGCGCGGTGTCGGTGCGGCTCTACGGGTTCTCGCCGGGACAGTTCACCCTGCGCCTGCGGGTGGCGTCGGTCGACGCGCGCCAGCACGTCGGCCTGGGCCGCGCGGTGGGCCGCGGCCTGCTGATCGCGTCGGTGGTGCCGGCGTTGTTCACCGACGGCGACGGCCGCGGGTTCCAGGACAGGCTCACCGGCACCGCGGTGGTGCGTCGCTGA
- a CDS encoding DUF4191 domain-containing protein — MAKRRTAAQTKAARAEAKAARKAASRQRRSQLWQAFNMQRKEDKRLLPYMIGAFVLIVAASVAMGLSGGMFTKVTMIPLGVVLGALVAFIIFGRRAQKSVYQKADGQAGAAAWALDNLRGKWRVTQSVAGTGHFDAVHRVIGRPGVILVGEGSASRVKPLLAQEKKRTARLVGDTPIYDIVVGNGDGEVPLAKLERHLNKLPANIAAKQMDALEARMAALGSRMGPAAMPKGPLPPGAKMRGVQRTVRRR, encoded by the coding sequence ATGGCAAAACGTCGCACCGCCGCCCAGACGAAGGCCGCCCGCGCCGAGGCCAAAGCCGCGCGCAAGGCCGCCTCCCGGCAGCGCCGCAGCCAACTGTGGCAGGCCTTCAACATGCAGCGCAAGGAGGACAAGCGACTGCTGCCCTACATGATCGGCGCGTTCGTGCTGATCGTGGCGGCCTCGGTGGCGATGGGGCTCTCCGGCGGGATGTTCACCAAGGTGACGATGATCCCGCTCGGGGTGGTGCTCGGCGCGCTGGTGGCGTTCATCATCTTCGGTCGGCGTGCCCAGAAGTCGGTCTACCAGAAGGCCGACGGGCAGGCCGGGGCGGCGGCCTGGGCGCTGGACAACCTGCGCGGCAAGTGGCGGGTCACCCAGAGCGTCGCCGGCACCGGCCACTTCGACGCGGTGCACCGGGTGATCGGGCGCCCGGGGGTGATCCTGGTCGGCGAGGGCTCAGCGAGCCGGGTCAAGCCGCTGCTGGCCCAGGAGAAGAAGCGCACCGCCCGCCTGGTCGGCGACACCCCCATCTACGACATCGTGGTCGGCAACGGCGACGGTGAGGTCCCGCTGGCGAAACTGGAACGCCACCTCAACAAACTGCCGGCCAACATCGCGGCGAAACAGATGGACGCCCTGGAGGCGCGGATGGCCGCCCTGGGCTCGCGGATGGGGCCGGCGGCGATGCCCAAAGGCCCGCTGCCGCCCGGGGCGAAGATGCGCGGTGTGCAGCGCACCGTGCGGCGTCGCTGA
- the glnA gene encoding type I glutamate--ammonia ligase, with protein sequence MTEKTADDIAKLIADADVEYVDIRFCDLPGTMQHFSIPASALTDTVFTDGLAFDGSSIRGFQSIHESDMILLPDLNTALIDPFRAATTLNLNFFVHDPFTREPYSRDPRNVARKAEKYLASTGIADTAFFGAEAEFYIFDSVAFDSQTNGSFYEVDSRSGWWNTGARTEADGGPNLGYKTRPKGGYFPVAPNDQYVDLRDEMTTALINAGFTLERGHHEVGSGGQAEINYKFNTLLHAADDLMLFKYIIKNTAWQAGKTVTFMPKPLVGDNGSGMHAHQSLWKNGDPLFYDEAGYAGLSDLARHYIGGILHHAPSLLAFTNPTINSYKRLVPGYEAPINLVYSQRNRSACVRIPITGNNPKAKRMEFRCPDSSGNPYLAFAAMMMAGIDGIKNKIEPLAPIDKDLYELPPDEAADIPQAPTQLSTVVDRLESDHEYLTEGGVFTEDLIETWIRYKRTQEIEPISLRPHPYEFALYYDC encoded by the coding sequence GTGACCGAAAAAACGGCGGACGACATCGCCAAACTCATCGCCGACGCCGACGTCGAATACGTCGACATCCGGTTCTGCGATCTCCCCGGCACCATGCAGCACTTCTCGATCCCGGCGTCGGCGCTCACTGACACCGTGTTCACCGACGGATTGGCGTTCGACGGGTCCTCGATCCGCGGCTTCCAGTCAATCCACGAGTCGGACATGATCCTGCTGCCCGACCTCAACACCGCGTTGATCGACCCGTTTCGGGCTGCCACCACGCTGAACCTGAATTTCTTCGTCCACGACCCGTTCACCCGTGAGCCCTACTCCCGTGACCCGCGCAACGTGGCCCGCAAGGCGGAGAAGTACCTGGCCAGCACCGGGATCGCCGACACGGCGTTCTTCGGCGCGGAAGCCGAGTTCTACATCTTCGACTCGGTGGCGTTCGACTCGCAGACCAACGGCTCGTTCTACGAGGTCGACTCGCGCTCGGGCTGGTGGAACACCGGGGCACGCACCGAGGCCGACGGGGGCCCCAACCTGGGCTACAAGACCCGGCCGAAGGGCGGCTACTTCCCGGTCGCACCCAACGACCAGTATGTCGATCTGCGCGATGAGATGACCACCGCGCTGATCAACGCCGGCTTCACCTTGGAGCGCGGCCACCACGAGGTCGGCAGCGGCGGTCAGGCGGAGATCAACTACAAGTTCAACACCTTGCTGCACGCCGCCGACGACCTGATGCTGTTCAAATACATCATCAAAAACACCGCGTGGCAGGCCGGCAAAACGGTCACGTTCATGCCCAAGCCGCTCGTCGGCGATAACGGCTCGGGGATGCACGCCCACCAGTCGCTGTGGAAGAACGGCGATCCGCTCTTCTACGACGAGGCCGGCTATGCGGGGCTGTCGGATCTGGCCCGGCATTACATCGGCGGGATCTTGCACCACGCGCCGAGCCTGCTGGCGTTCACCAACCCGACCATCAACTCCTACAAGCGCCTGGTGCCCGGCTACGAGGCGCCGATCAACCTGGTCTACAGCCAGCGCAACCGGTCGGCGTGTGTACGCATCCCGATCACCGGCAACAACCCCAAGGCCAAGCGGATGGAGTTCCGCTGTCCGGACTCCTCGGGCAACCCGTACCTGGCGTTCGCGGCGATGATGATGGCCGGCATCGACGGGATCAAGAACAAGATCGAGCCGCTGGCCCCGATCGACAAGGATCTCTACGAGCTTCCCCCGGACGAGGCCGCCGACATTCCGCAGGCCCCGACCCAGCTTTCGACGGTGGTCGACCGGCTGGAGTCCGATCACGAATATCTCACCGAGGGTGGAGTTTTCACCGAAGACCTGATCGAGACGTGGATCCGCTACAAACGCACCCAGGAGATCGAACCGATCAGCCTGCGCCCGCACCCCTACGAGTTCGCGCTGTACTACGACTGCTGA